Proteins found in one Lycium ferocissimum isolate CSIRO_LF1 chromosome 6, AGI_CSIRO_Lferr_CH_V1, whole genome shotgun sequence genomic segment:
- the LOC132061110 gene encoding uncharacterized protein LOC132061110, with amino-acid sequence MAAKYLLNHQVLAELYRIEKVFNKAEPMYLEAINILEESFGQDDVRIAAALHNLGQFYLMQRKLEQARGVYELRVYRSGKEASLYPNSQLRLWSQQEQCYEPFKKERMLLTILTGSLLQEQKVFQVSISSSKMELKPPDKLIWKNSNVCRIQRHDSSWP; translated from the exons ATGGCTGCCAAGTATTTATTGAATCACCAAGTACTG GCAGAGCTGTATAGAATCGAAAAGGTGTTTAATAAAGCAGAACCCATGTACTTGGAAGCAATCAATATACTCGAGGAATCATTTGGACAAGACGATGTACG AATTGCGGCAGCCCTTCACAATCTAGGCCAATTCTATCTTATGCAAAGAAAACTGGAACAAGCTCGTGGAGTCTATGAG TTAAGAGTGTATCGATCAGGCAAAGAAGCCAGTCTATATCCAAATAGTCAGCTCCGACTTTGGAGTCAACAAGAGCAATGCTATGAACCTTTCAAGAAGGAGCGAATGTTATTAACCATCTTGACGGGCAGCTTGCTTCAGGAGCAGAAGGTATTTCAGGTGTCCATAAGTTCCAGCAAGATGGAACTGAAACCACCAGACAAACTGATATGGAAAAATTCTAATGTTTGTAGAATACAACGTCACGACAGCAGTTGGCCTTAA